The Caldisericia bacterium DNA segment TAGGTGCATTAACTTTTATAATTAGAAATTGGGGAATATATCCAGAAGGAGTTTCTTTTGCAATTTTGTCAATGAATGTAGTAACTCCATTTCTTGATCAACTTAAACCAAGAATTTTTGGAACTGGAGGTAAAAAGTGAATAAAATAATTAAATCTGGATTAACTGTTTTTATAATAGCAACAATAGGCGCCCTTCTTTTATCCTGGGTTTATTCTTTTACCTCTCAAAAAATTGAAGAACAAAAATTTGAAACAATAAAAAGTGCTATAAGTGAAATATTTCCAGATGAATCTAGTTTTGAATTGTTGTCTAATTTTTCTAATAAAGAGATAGGTGGAGGTATAAATATTATTGAAGTTTATAAAGTTGTTCTAAAAGATGAGAATATTGGTTTTGTTATTAGAGCAAAATTCTCTGGTTATGGAGGTAAAATTGAATCACTTATTGGTTATGAAGGTGATAAATGCAAGGGTATATATGTATTAGAACACAGTGAAACTCCAGGATTAGGTTCAAAAATAGTTGAAGGTTCTTTTAAAAACCAATTTATTGATAAAAAATTGAGTGATCCTTTTAAGGTTAAAAGTGATATAACACCTATTTCTGGTGCTACAATATCATCTAACGCAGTTTCAAATGCTGTTAAAAAAATTGGAGTTTTCTATCTTGAAAATTTAAAAGGGAGGCAATAAATGAAAAAAAATCTTTGGAAAGAATTAGCCAAAGGTTTAACAAGAGAAAATCCAATATTGATTTTGATGTTAGGATTATGCTCTGTTCTTGCAGTTTCAACTGATGTTGCAAATGGTGTGGGTATGAGTTTAGGTTTTAGTTTTGTTTTAATAACTGCAGAACTTCTTTCATCTGCATTTAGAAAAATAATTCCAAATGAAGTTAGAATTCCTATTTTTTTAATATTTATTGCTGTTCCAACTACAATTGTTGATTTAATAATGAAAGCCTATTTTCCACCTTTATCAAAATCTATGGGTGTTTTTATACCTTTAATTGTTGTTAATTGTATAGTTCTTGGTAGAGTTGAGGCTTTTTCTTATAAAAGGTCTTTTTCAGAAACTTTAATGGATTCATTAGGAATGGCAATTGGATATTCATGGGTAATTATTTTGTTAAGTGTTATTAGAGAAATTTTAGGGAAAGGAACTTTTCTTGGAAAAGAGGTTTTTTCAAAAAATTTTCAACCAATGTCAATACTATCTTTTCCACCTGGTGGATTTTTCTTAATAGCAGTTTTTATTGCTGTTTTAAATGCAACTTTAAAAAGGAGGAAATAGATGTTAAATAATTTAATTAAAATTATAATTGCTGCAACTATAGTTGACAATATGGTTTTTATTAGATATCTTGCTCTATGCTCTTATGTAGGAATAACAAGTTCAATTGATGCATCAATTGGTATGACTTTTGCAGTTATATTTGTTCAAACACTTGCAACAGCGATAACTTGGATCATTTTCCATTTCTTTATGAAAGGTCTTGAATATTTACAAATAATTGTATTCATCTTTACAATTGCATCACTTGTTCAACTTGTTGAAATCTATTTGAAAAAAAATGTTCCATCTCTTTATAAAGCCATGGGAATTTATCTTCCTTTGATTACAACAAATTGTATGATTCTTGCAGTAACTTTAATAAATATTGACAAAAATTATAATTTCATTGAAAGTTTAGTATATGCAATTGGCTCTGCATTGGGTTATGGTCTTGCGCTTTTGATTCTTGCAGGTATAAGAGAGAGATTAAAGATTTCAAATGTTCCAAAATTTTTTAGAGGATATCCTCTTGTTTTTGCTTCTATGGCTCTTATAGCAATTGCATTTTTAGGGTTTAAAGGTCTAATTAAATAGGAGGATAAATTTATATGAATATAATTTTAAAATCTGTTGTTATAATGGGGGGTATTTCAATTATTTTTGGAATTCTATTATCTTTTTTTAATAAAATTTTTGAAGTAAAAGTTGATGAAAGGGTTTCTGAAATTCAATCACTTCTTGCTGGTGCAAATTGTGGAGCTTGTGGTTATCCTGGATGTGAAGCATTTGCAAACGCAATAGTAAATGAAGGAATAGATCCAACAAAATGCAAAGTAACAAATGGAGATAATATGAGCAGAATTCTTGAAATCGTGGGTAAAAACCCTTTAAATATTGATAAAGAAAGACCTGTATTAAAATGTGTTGGAGACATATATACAGAAATTAAAAGAGCAAGTTATTCTGGAATTGAAGATTGTCGAGAAGTTCAATTTGCTTTTAATGGTGATAAAAATTGTGAATATGGGTGTGTTGGTTTTGGAACATGCGAAAGAGCATGCCCTTTTGATGCAATAAAAATGAAAGATGGTCTACCAGAATTTGATTACGACAAATGTACTGGATGTGGAATTTGCTCTAGAATTTGTCCAAGAAATGTAATAATAATGTTAAAATGGAGTAATTATGGAATTATTATGTGCAATAGTCCCAAAAAAGGAATTGATGTTAGAAAAGAGTGTAAAAGAGGTTGTATTAAATGTGGTATTTGCATTAAAGTTTGTCCAACTAAAGCAATTTCATGGGGTGAAAATGGTTTACCTAAAATTGATATGAATTTATGTGATCTTTGTAAATTATGTGTTGAAAAATGCCCAACTCATGTTATAAAAATACAAAGAGATGATGTTATACTAATATATGAGGAGGAAAAAATAAAAGTTTGAAATTTAAGAAAATTATTTACAACAACATTATGTTAAATTATAATAAAAATGTGAAAAAAATAATAATTATATTTATTTTATTAAATTTAATTTTTGTTATTCCAAAAATAGGTTATTCAGAAGAAAAGGGATATAAAAAAATTATAACAATAAAAGAAAACGGAGGAATTTTAAGAAACCCAAATTTTATATATTTAACAATAGAAGATGAAAATTTAAAAAAAGATTCAAATTTTATTCTAATTGATTCTAAAACTAATAAAGAAATACCTGTTCAATTAATAAATCAAGAGGATAAAAAGGTTAAAATAAGATTTGAATTAAATTTAAATAAAGGTGAAGAAAAAAAATTAGAATTTAGATTTGCAACTAAAGAAAAAAGAACAGAATTAGAAAATATATATTTTTCATATCCAAATTTTATTGGAACTGAATTTTATGGTATTTCATTTGAAAAAATTTATATTGTTGGTTTGAAAGAATGTGATGTAAAAGTAATTACAAAGGATGGAAAATCTCTTTTTGAAGGAAAAGTTAAATATGGGCAATTTAAAAGAATAGATCTTTCAAAACCTCAAATTTTTTATGTTAAATCAACAGGTCCAATTATGGTCATTTCTTCTTCAATTGGTGATACAAATATAAATGAACCGCAAGATAAAAGTGATGATGATTTAACTTATTATATTGGAAGCGAAGGTGTAATTTTTACTAATAAAGATATGTTTATTTCTTCTTTTGCTGATAATAATAAAATTTATATAGAAGATGCTGGAGGAAAATTAATATACAATGGAAAAATTGATAAGTTAAATCCACTCACATTCTCTTTTAAATATGCTTCAGTTATTTTATTTAAATCTGATTATCCTGTTTTAATTCAATATGGAAATTTTGATGATTCACCTTTTTTGCCAATGATTTCTTATAAAGGAAATTTAAATGCATTCTCATTTAAAGATTTAACTGTTTTTTCTCCAATTTCTGATATAAATTACAATATCAATTTAATAAAATCGAAAAAAAATTTAAAAGGTACAATAAATAAATCAGAAATTAAAGAAATTGAGACAGAAATTGAGGGATTTGATCTTAATATACAAAAATTGTCATATATTTATACATTCGGAACTTCATCAAATTTTGGTGGAGAACAAATACTATCAGTAACAGGAATTCCAAATGAAAAAGAGTTTAATTTTATTACTGGAAAAATTTCAACAAAATTCTCAAAAGGCCACAAAAGAGTTATTTATGTTTTGGCATTAGAAGATGATACTGAAGTAAATTTAATTGATTATAACAATAATAAAAATCAAAAAGTTACACTTCAAAAAATGTCTATTTTTCAATATGAAACTGAAATATCTAAATCTCAAATTTCAATTAAATCAAATAAAGATGTACTTGTTTTTGAATCAACAAATCACCTTACAAGGGAAATATTATTTAATATTTCACCAGTAAAGGATGAATCTATTTTAATAGATATAGGAAAAACAGAACCTATTGGTACAGGAACAACACCACCATCGAAACCTGAAACACCAACTGGAAAACCCCCAAAAGTTGAAATACCAGAGGGTCTAATAAATATAATATTATGGGAAATTACTCTTCTGCCACTAAGATTTACTAATTTTATTAATAATTTAAAAATTGTTAGTGATTTATTTAAGAATATTGAATTTATAAAAATTGCTTTACCAAAATTTTCTATTAAACTTCCAGCTTTTATTGATGAGATACTGCCTCCATTTTTAAAAGGTTTTAACTTTTTCTTATTAATTATTTTAATTATTCTATTATTAATTTTGATAATTCTTTTAATGAGAAGAAAAAAGATAGAAAAACCAAAAGCACAAATTGAAGAAATTGAAGAGATTGAAATACCTGGTGTAGAAAAAATAAAAAAAGAGCCTAAATTAGAAGAAGTTCAACAAAAACAAGAACAGATTGAAGAAATAAAATTAGAAAAAGAGGAAGTAATAGAAATTAAGCCAGAAGAGAAAGAAAAAGAAACAATAGAATTTAAAAAGGATTATGAGATAAAAGAAGAATCAAAATTTGAAGAAACTATACCAGTTATTTCGATACCAGAAAAACCAAAAGAACTTATACCAAAAGAAATAGTTTCAGAAAAAATTATAGATACAACAATTTTAAAAGGTAAAGTTGTCATTGATAGAAAAACTTTATTAAAAATAATTGAATTAGATTTATTTCCATTTCTACAAGAAGCGTATATCGATTCGAAAGCTGTTTCAGATTTGCCAATTAAATATAGAACTTCTGAAAAAATTAAACCAGTTGAATTAACTAAATATGAAGAAAGTATGGCAGAAGACCTTGGTAAAAGAGTAGGTGGTTCAAAAGAAACAGGAGAAGCTATTGCAATTGCGTTAAGAATGAAAATTGATAAATGCATAGTAGGTGAAAAGTTTAATAGAGTATTTCAAAATATAAATATATATTCTTATGAGAAATTAGGGTGAGTTATGAAATTTTTAATTGGAGGTATTTCTCCACATCCCCCACTTTTAATACCTGAAATAGGTGGTTTAGAAAGAAAATATGTAAAAAAAACCGATGAAAGTTTATTTATTCTTGCTGAAAAAATTATAAAACAAAGAGTTGAAACCATTCTTTTCATGTCACCTCACTCTCCTTTTATTAGAGATGGTATAACAATTTTTTCAGGAGATACCTTATATGGAGATTTTTCACAATTTGGAGCAAGTGAGGTTTGTTTTGAATATAAAAATGATATTGAACTTGTTGATTCTATCATAAATATAGGAAAAAATTTCGGAATTAAATTTTATAAACTTCCACCTGATTATACACTTGATCATGGTATTTTAGTTCCACTTTATTATCTAGATAAATTAAAGGATTATGAATTTAAAATTGTCTGTATGAGTCAACATTTTACACTTGATAGAGATAAATTTAAAATTTTTAAAGAAATTTTTAATGAGATTGATTTACCTGATAAAAGAATAGCTTTTATTGCTTCTGGAGATATGTCTCATAGATTACTTTCAACAGGTCCTTATGGATTTCATCCAAGTGGACCCAAATTTGATAATTTAGTTATAGAAGCAATTAAAAATGAAAATTTTGAAGATTTACTATCTATACCAGAAAATTTAATTGAAGAAGCAAGCGAATGTGGTTATAGATCTATTCTAACACTTTTTACATTAATGCCATTTGATGAATTTAAAGCAGAAATTTTATCTTATGAAGGACCATTTGGAGTAGGATATTTAGTTTGTATAGTAGAAAGGAGAGAAAATGCATAAACTTGTAAAACTTGCTAAAAATACAGTTGAACTATATGTAAAACAAAGAAAGATTTTTATACCAAATTTAGATGAATATAAAGAGTATTTAAATATCAGAAAAGGAGCTTTTGTTACTATTCATAAAGGGAAAGATTTAAGAGGTTGTATTGGTACATATCTACCAACAAGAGAGAATGTAATTGAGGAAATTATATACAATGCAATTGCATCTGCAACTGAGGACCCTAGATTTCCACCAGTTTCTCAAAATGAACTCGATGAATTAACATATTCTGTTGATTTGCTTGAAGAGCCAGAAGAAGTAAAAGATTTAGAAGAACTTAATCCCCAAATTTATGGAGTAATTGTTTCAAAAGGTTTTCGAAGAGGTCTTCTTTTACCTAATATTGAGGGTGTTGATAGTGTGGAAGAACAATTAAGAATTGCAAAACTTAAAGCAGGTATACATCCAAAAGATACAGATGTAAAAATATATAAATTCAAAGTTACAAGATTCCATTAATAAATGAATAAAAAAGATGAAATTTATATGAAGGTAGCCCTCTATGAGGCAAAGAGGGCTTTTTTAGAATATGAGGTACCTGTTGGAGCTGTAATTGTAAAAGACGGAATAGTAATTTCAAGAGCACATAATAAAAAAGAGAAAAATAAAGATTCTACATCTCATGCAGAAATAAATGCAATAAGAATTGCAACTAATAAATTGAATGATTGGAGATTAAATGGTTGTGAAATTTATATAACTAAAGAACCTTGTTTAATGTGTGCAGGTGCAATTATTGAATCTAGAATTAAGAGAGTTATATTTGGTTTTTTTGATAAAGAACATGGCGCTTTTGGAGGTAAAATAAATATTTTGGAATATTTAAATGCTAAAATTATAATAGTGAATGGAATTCTTGAAAAGGAGTGTTTTGAAATATATAGAAATTTTTTTGAAATTTTACGGAGAGGTGGCTGAGCGGTCTAAAGCGCCTGCCTCGAAAGCAGGAAAGCGGATTTTATCCGCTTCGCGGGTTCAAATCCCGCCCTCTCCGCCATATATTTAGGAGGAAAAAATGAAACCATTTGTTCTAGTAGTTGACATGATTCATGATTTTATTGATGGTAAATTTAAGAATGAAAGGGCAAAAAAAATAATTCCAAACATACAAAAACTAATTGAATTTGCAAGAGAAAAGCAAATTCCAATTATTTATTTAAAAGATTCTCATGAAAAAGGAGATCCTGAAGAGAAACTTTGGGGCGAACACGCTTTAAAAGATTCAAAAGGAAGCGAAATTATTGAAGAACTTAAACCTAAAAAAAATGATTATATAATTTTAAAAAGAACTTATTCAGGTTTTTTTAAAACTGACCTAGATCTTTTATTAAAAAAATTAGAGGTTGATACTGCTTTTGTAGTTGGAATTTCCACTGACATTTGTGTTCAAAATAATGTTGGAGAATTATTTTATAGAGGATTTGATATTTATGTTTTAAATGATGGAACAGCATCAATAAGTGAAGAAAACCATGAAATTGCATTGAATTATATGAAAAATATTTTTAATGCGAAAATTATCTCTCTTGAAGATGCACTAAAACTTCTTGAGGAGGTAAAATGAAAATTTTTAGAGTACCAACAGAAGAAGAAATCAAACAAGGATTATGCACTGATGCATATTTTGTAAGAACAGAAGAAGTATTAAAAGGACTAAACGATGAAACAGAAGTAACTATGGAACTTATGACTAAAAAATTTCCTGATAAAAATTATACATTTGGAGTTCTAGCAGGGCTTTATGAGGTTGCAAAACTTCTAGAGGGTTTGCCAGTCGATGTGGATGCTATGGAAGAGGGAGATTTTTTCTTTCCAGAGGAACCTGTTTTAAACATTTCAGGTAAATATATTGATTTTGTTAGATATGAAACATCAATATTAGGTTTTATATGTTCATATTCAGGTATAGCATCAAAGGCAATTAGAGTAAGAATTGCAGCAAAAAATAAAACAGTTCTCTCATTTGGAACAAGAAGACAACATCCATTTCTTGCTCCAACAATTGAATATGCAACATACATAGCAGGATTTGATGGAGTATCTAATGTAATTGGTGCTAAATATTTAGGCAAAGAAGCAGTTGGAACTATGCCTCATGCATTAATTCTTGTTCTTGGAGATAATAAAAAAGCATTTAAAAGCTTTGATGAAATTGTTGATAAAAAAATTCCTAGGATATGTTTAATAGATACATCAGGCTCACCTATTACAGAACTTGAAGATGCATTAGAAGTTTTAGGTAAAAATTTAAAGGGTGTTAGAATTGACTCTGGTAATTTAAAAGCAATTGGAAAAGAAATAAGATGGTATTTGAACCTGAAAGGTAGAAATGATGTTTTGATATATTTCAGTGGTGGTTTAGATGAATATTCTATCGTAGAATTAAATGATGTTGGTGATGGCTTTGGAGTTGGAACAAAAATTGCTGATGCTGATGTTATTGACTTTGCATTAAAAATTATAGAAGTAAATGGAAATCCTAGAGCAAAAGTTGGAAATTATCCAGGAAAGAAACAAGTATTAAGAAATGAAAAATTTGAAGATATAGTAACATTATATGGCAATAAAAAAGAGGGGTTTAAAGAGCTTTTAAAACCATTGATCAGAAATGGTAAATTAGTAAGAGAAATTCCTGAACCAGATAAAGTTAGAAAAAGAGTCTTAGAAAATTTAACTTTATTACCAGATTATTTAAAAACAATAGTTGGGGAGAAAGAATTTCCTGTTAAATTGATACCTAATTTAGTATAATTATATATGGAACTTGGAAGAAGAGATGGTCGCAGTTAACCTCTTTAAAGGTTAACTGAGGAAAGTCCAGGCTCCATGGGCAAGAGTGCTGAACGCAAGTTCAGCGGGAGTAATCCCGGGAAAGTGTCACAGAAACTACACCGCCAGGATCTTTTAATCCTGGTAAGGGTGAAAAAGTGTGGTAAGAGCACACTATGGGATCAGGTGACTGATCCCATGGACAAACCCCACTCGGAGCAAGGTCAAATAGGAGAACTTTGCCCAATTATATAAGTTCTCGGGTTGACCGCTTAGATAGATGACCATCTTAAACACAGAACCTGGCTTATCTTCTTCCAAGTTCCTATTTACATTCCTTTAAAGGTTAATTCTATTGCTGTATCTATAGATCTTTGTAATATTTCAGGCAGACCCTCAATTTTAACATTTAAAAACCCTCTTAAAATTAGTGAGATAGCGTCATCTTCTTTTATTCCTCTTGACATTAGATATTCAATTTCATCTTTAGCAATTTTTCCAACAATTGCTTCATGACTCATTTCAACATCTTTATTTTTAGAATATAATTCAGGAATTGTAATAATTTCTCCTAAATCTTTTAACATAATTCCGTTGCATTCCATATGTGCTTTAATATTCTTACCTTTTCCTATAAGTGACCCTTTTGAAATTATTTTTCCACCATCACTTATAACTCTACTTATTATTTCACCACTTGTTTCGTCACCATTCAAGAAAATTTTTCCACCAATATCAAGATGTGTATCTTTATCAGCAAAAAGAATTGAAACAAGTTTTGCTTTTGCTCTTTTTCCTACTAAATAAATATTAGGTTCACTTTGAGTACTTCTGACTTTCTTTAATGAAACATAATTTGAAATAAATATTCCATCTTCATCTACAAGTGCTGCACTTCTAGGTCTAACAATAACATTGGGTGCCCAATCATGAATCATAGTAAAAGAAATTTTTGCGCCTTTTTTAACATAAAATTCTGTAACTGCAATATGGGAACCTCTATCTGAATATGTTGCAGCTGCGCAACCATTTATTAAGTTTAACTCAGAGTTCTCTTCTGCTATCACTATATTATGAACTATTTGTGAATAACCTATCTTCTTGATCAAAAAACATGTTTGAATTGGTAAATGAGTTTTAACATTTGGTAAAGTTCTAATAAAAAAACCAGATAAGCCTTTTTTTGCTACTAGTCTAGTATAAACATCTTTATCTTTATCTATTATTCTAAAAATATAATTATTAAGTTCAGGATACTTTTCTAATGCTTCTTTAAGTTGTAAAATTTCAACACCTTCTTGCTTCAAACTTATATTATATATACCTTTATCAATAAACAAAAATGATCCAATTCTATTTTTTTCTTCTATATCTACTCCAACTTTAAGGAGTTTTTCTATATCTTCTTTTTTTAAATCTTCATCTATGTTATACATCTTTCACAACCTTTAAATCCATTTTCTTTTATGTTTCTTAAAATTTCATTTGGATTTCCTTCACATAAAATTTTTCCATCATATAAAACATAACCTCTGTCAACTTCAACAAATTCAAGAATACCACCTGTATGTGTTATTATTATTCCAGATTTTTTTCTATTAACAATATTTAAATCTTTTTGTAAAAGTTTATTTATTGTATCACCTATAATTTTTATATTTTCAAGGTCAACTCCAGATTCTGGTTCATCAAAAATTATAAAATCTGGGTCTTGAGCAATAAGTTGAATAAGTTCAGATCTTTTTAATTCTCCACCTGAAAAACCTAAATTAATATCTCTTTCAAGAAGGTCATTTAATTTTAAAATATCAATGTAATTCTTATAATTACTGTTATTTGATATAATTTCAAGAATCTTTTTAAATTTAATTCCTTTTATCGAAGGAGGCTTTTGAAATAAAACTCCAATTCCTAACTTTGCTCTTTCATCAATTGAAAGATCGTTTAATAATTTATCTTTAAATATTATTTCTCCTTTTTTTATTTTATAACCACTAAAACCAAGGATTGTTAAAATTAGAGTTGTTTTGCCACTACCATTTGGGCCAAATATAGATATTGTATCACCTTCTTTAATTGTAAGGTTTATTCCTCTTAAAATCTCTTTACCATCAACTTCAACATAAAGATCATTTATTCTTAAAATTTCTCTTTTCTCCATATAAGACCTTTTTAAATTATAACACTAATATTATAATTGATATAATTTAACAAAAACAAGAGGTGTGTCATGCTTGAAGTTGAAGAGAAAGCAAAAAAAGCATTTTTATCGAAAATAAAATTGGGTGAGTTAAGTAGTGAAATAAAAAATCATGTATTAAATATTATGGCTGATAAATTAATTCAAAATATTGAAAAAATTTTATATGAAAATAAAAAAGATATTTTAAATGGAGAAAAAAATGGTCTTTCGAAATCTTTGCTTGATAGATTATTGCTTAATGAAAAAAGGATTTTAGATATGGCACAAGGCATTAAAAATTTAGTATCACTTCCAGATCCAGTTGGTGAAATTGTAGAAGGAACTACAAGGCCAAATGGATTAATAATTTTAAAAAAAAGGATCCCAATAGGTGTTGTTGGAATGATTTATGAAGCTAGACCAAATGTTACAGTTGACGCAATTTCTATTTGTTTAAAAAGTGGAAATGCAGTTATCTTAAGAGGAGGTAGTGAAGCAATTA contains these protein-coding regions:
- a CDS encoding RnfABCDGE type electron transport complex subunit G: MNKIIKSGLTVFIIATIGALLLSWVYSFTSQKIEEQKFETIKSAISEIFPDESSFELLSNFSNKEIGGGINIIEVYKVVLKDENIGFVIRAKFSGYGGKIESLIGYEGDKCKGIYVLEHSETPGLGSKIVEGSFKNQFIDKKLSDPFKVKSDITPISGATISSNAVSNAVKKIGVFYLENLKGRQ
- the rsxE gene encoding electron transport complex subunit RsxE encodes the protein MKKNLWKELAKGLTRENPILILMLGLCSVLAVSTDVANGVGMSLGFSFVLITAELLSSAFRKIIPNEVRIPIFLIFIAVPTTIVDLIMKAYFPPLSKSMGVFIPLIVVNCIVLGRVEAFSYKRSFSETLMDSLGMAIGYSWVIILLSVIREILGKGTFLGKEVFSKNFQPMSILSFPPGGFFLIAVFIAVLNATLKRRK
- a CDS encoding electron transport complex subunit RsxA produces the protein MLNNLIKIIIAATIVDNMVFIRYLALCSYVGITSSIDASIGMTFAVIFVQTLATAITWIIFHFFMKGLEYLQIIVFIFTIASLVQLVEIYLKKNVPSLYKAMGIYLPLITTNCMILAVTLINIDKNYNFIESLVYAIGSALGYGLALLILAGIRERLKISNVPKFFRGYPLVFASMALIAIAFLGFKGLIK
- a CDS encoding RnfABCDGE type electron transport complex subunit B, whose translation is MNIILKSVVIMGGISIIFGILLSFFNKIFEVKVDERVSEIQSLLAGANCGACGYPGCEAFANAIVNEGIDPTKCKVTNGDNMSRILEIVGKNPLNIDKERPVLKCVGDIYTEIKRASYSGIEDCREVQFAFNGDKNCEYGCVGFGTCERACPFDAIKMKDGLPEFDYDKCTGCGICSRICPRNVIIMLKWSNYGIIMCNSPKKGIDVRKECKRGCIKCGICIKVCPTKAISWGENGLPKIDMNLCDLCKLCVEKCPTHVIKIQRDDVILIYEEEKIKV
- a CDS encoding IgGFc-binding protein codes for the protein MKFKKIIYNNIMLNYNKNVKKIIIIFILLNLIFVIPKIGYSEEKGYKKIITIKENGGILRNPNFIYLTIEDENLKKDSNFILIDSKTNKEIPVQLINQEDKKVKIRFELNLNKGEEKKLEFRFATKEKRTELENIYFSYPNFIGTEFYGISFEKIYIVGLKECDVKVITKDGKSLFEGKVKYGQFKRIDLSKPQIFYVKSTGPIMVISSSIGDTNINEPQDKSDDDLTYYIGSEGVIFTNKDMFISSFADNNKIYIEDAGGKLIYNGKIDKLNPLTFSFKYASVILFKSDYPVLIQYGNFDDSPFLPMISYKGNLNAFSFKDLTVFSPISDINYNINLIKSKKNLKGTINKSEIKEIETEIEGFDLNIQKLSYIYTFGTSSNFGGEQILSVTGIPNEKEFNFITGKISTKFSKGHKRVIYVLALEDDTEVNLIDYNNNKNQKVTLQKMSIFQYETEISKSQISIKSNKDVLVFESTNHLTREILFNISPVKDESILIDIGKTEPIGTGTTPPSKPETPTGKPPKVEIPEGLINIILWEITLLPLRFTNFINNLKIVSDLFKNIEFIKIALPKFSIKLPAFIDEILPPFLKGFNFFLLIILIILLLILIILLMRRKKIEKPKAQIEEIEEIEIPGVEKIKKEPKLEEVQQKQEQIEEIKLEKEEVIEIKPEEKEKETIEFKKDYEIKEESKFEETIPVISIPEKPKELIPKEIVSEKIIDTTILKGKVVIDRKTLLKIIELDLFPFLQEAYIDSKAVSDLPIKYRTSEKIKPVELTKYEESMAEDLGKRVGGSKETGEAIAIALRMKIDKCIVGEKFNRVFQNINIYSYEKLG
- a CDS encoding MEMO1 family protein — its product is MKFLIGGISPHPPLLIPEIGGLERKYVKKTDESLFILAEKIIKQRVETILFMSPHSPFIRDGITIFSGDTLYGDFSQFGASEVCFEYKNDIELVDSIINIGKNFGIKFYKLPPDYTLDHGILVPLYYLDKLKDYEFKIVCMSQHFTLDRDKFKIFKEIFNEIDLPDKRIAFIASGDMSHRLLSTGPYGFHPSGPKFDNLVIEAIKNENFEDLLSIPENLIEEASECGYRSILTLFTLMPFDEFKAEILSYEGPFGVGYLVCIVERRENA
- the amrA gene encoding AmmeMemoRadiSam system protein A; its protein translation is MHKLVKLAKNTVELYVKQRKIFIPNLDEYKEYLNIRKGAFVTIHKGKDLRGCIGTYLPTRENVIEEIIYNAIASATEDPRFPPVSQNELDELTYSVDLLEEPEEVKDLEELNPQIYGVIVSKGFRRGLLLPNIEGVDSVEEQLRIAKLKAGIHPKDTDVKIYKFKVTRFH
- a CDS encoding nucleoside deaminase, translated to MNKKDEIYMKVALYEAKRAFLEYEVPVGAVIVKDGIVISRAHNKKEKNKDSTSHAEINAIRIATNKLNDWRLNGCEIYITKEPCLMCAGAIIESRIKRVIFGFFDKEHGAFGGKINILEYLNAKIIIVNGILEKECFEIYRNFFEILRRGG
- a CDS encoding cysteine hydrolase, producing MKPFVLVVDMIHDFIDGKFKNERAKKIIPNIQKLIEFAREKQIPIIYLKDSHEKGDPEEKLWGEHALKDSKGSEIIEELKPKKNDYIILKRTYSGFFKTDLDLLLKKLEVDTAFVVGISTDICVQNNVGELFYRGFDIYVLNDGTASISEENHEIALNYMKNIFNAKIISLEDALKLLEEVK
- a CDS encoding nicotinate phosphoribosyltransferase, which codes for MKIFRVPTEEEIKQGLCTDAYFVRTEEVLKGLNDETEVTMELMTKKFPDKNYTFGVLAGLYEVAKLLEGLPVDVDAMEEGDFFFPEEPVLNISGKYIDFVRYETSILGFICSYSGIASKAIRVRIAAKNKTVLSFGTRRQHPFLAPTIEYATYIAGFDGVSNVIGAKYLGKEAVGTMPHALILVLGDNKKAFKSFDEIVDKKIPRICLIDTSGSPITELEDALEVLGKNLKGVRIDSGNLKAIGKEIRWYLNLKGRNDVLIYFSGGLDEYSIVELNDVGDGFGVGTKIADADVIDFALKIIEVNGNPRAKVGNYPGKKQVLRNEKFEDIVTLYGNKKEGFKELLKPLIRNGKLVREIPEPDKVRKRVLENLTLLPDYLKTIVGEKEFPVKLIPNLV
- a CDS encoding SufD family Fe-S cluster assembly protein, whose product is MYNIDEDLKKEDIEKLLKVGVDIEEKNRIGSFLFIDKGIYNISLKQEGVEILQLKEALEKYPELNNYIFRIIDKDKDVYTRLVAKKGLSGFFIRTLPNVKTHLPIQTCFLIKKIGYSQIVHNIVIAEENSELNLINGCAAATYSDRGSHIAVTEFYVKKGAKISFTMIHDWAPNVIVRPRSAALVDEDGIFISNYVSLKKVRSTQSEPNIYLVGKRAKAKLVSILFADKDTHLDIGGKIFLNGDETSGEIISRVISDGGKIISKGSLIGKGKNIKAHMECNGIMLKDLGEIITIPELYSKNKDVEMSHEAIVGKIAKDEIEYLMSRGIKEDDAISLILRGFLNVKIEGLPEILQRSIDTAIELTFKGM
- a CDS encoding ATP-binding cassette domain-containing protein, with protein sequence MEKREILRINDLYVEVDGKEILRGINLTIKEGDTISIFGPNGSGKTTLILTILGFSGYKIKKGEIIFKDKLLNDLSIDERAKLGIGVLFQKPPSIKGIKFKKILEIISNNSNYKNYIDILKLNDLLERDINLGFSGGELKRSELIQLIAQDPDFIIFDEPESGVDLENIKIIGDTINKLLQKDLNIVNRKKSGIIITHTGGILEFVEVDRGYVLYDGKILCEGNPNEILRNIKENGFKGCERCIT